In the Epinephelus fuscoguttatus linkage group LG10, E.fuscoguttatus.final_Chr_v1 genome, ccggatgggatggcatgtcgctgcaggatgctgtggtagccatgctggttcagtgtgccttcaattttgaataaatccccaacagtgtcaccagcaaaacacccccacaccatcacacctcctcctccatgcttcacagtgggaaccaggcatgtggaatccatccgttcaccttttctgcgtctcacaaagacacggcggttggaaccaaagatctcaaatttggactcatcagaccaaagcacagatttccactggtctaatgtccattccttgtgtttcttggcccaaacaaatctcttctgcttgttgcctctccttagcagtggtttcctagcagctatttgaccatgaaggcctgattcgcgcagtctcctcttaacagttgttctagagatgggtctgctgctagaactctgtgtggcattcatctgctctctgatctgagctgctgttaacttgcgatttctgaggctggtgactcggatgaacttatcctcagaagcagaggtgactcttggtcttcctttcctggtcggtcctcatgtgtgccagtttcgttgtagcgcttgatggttttgcgactccacttggggacacatttaaagtttttgcaattttccggactgactgaccttcatttcttaaagtaatgatggccactggtttttctttagttagctgattggttcttgccataatatgaattttaacagttgtccaatagggctgtcggctgtgtattaacctgacttctgcacaacacaactgatggtcccaaccccattgataaagcaagaaattccactaattaaccctgataaggcacacctgtgaagtggaaaccatttcaggtgactacctcttgaagctcatggagagaatgccaagagtgtgcaaagcagtaatcagagcaaagggtggctattttgaagaaactagaatataaaacatgttttcagttatttcacctttttttgttaagtacataactccacatgtgttcattcatagttttgatgccttcagtgagaatctacaatgtaaatagtcatgaaaataaagaaaacgcattgaatgagaaggcgtgtccaaacttttggcctgtactgtatatgaatATGTATTGAGTATTAATTGATCAACGTCGGCTTCATGTgagcagcatttaaatgttgtcatggtagAACTCATGTTAACAGCTGTCTCTGGTGCACTAGTCTGATCtataacaacacacagcaacttgtaaatatgaaacaacaacatataaaacaaactatctgaACAGTAACTATAggtatcaaataaatgtagcttgagctgaatgtacagtatttccttctcagtataaagtagcacaaaatggaaatacccaAAGTACATCagatttgtacttaagtacagtagctacttgagtaaatatacttagttactgtccatcgctgcatttgtctcatcattATGCTTTCTGTCTACATTTTTATGGAGACGTGACAGTTTACTTGGTGCACCTAgaacaaacaacagcagtttaacattttattgaagtgttgagttgtagactgtggtgctgttgaactgtactggattacactgacagcagtttgtcatttAGTCTGTCCTCACCAATATAAATGGATCAAACAGGTCAGATGTTCAGAGGAGAAGTTTATTCAGACATCAGGTATACAattcatatcagataatcaatatttacaatgctgttgaataaatactacaataaatacaattaatctttaaatacaataaataaattacaataaattcttaaaatcattattgaatggtaaaaacacataaataagcaaaagaatacaaagaacatttaataatataataatatatcttATATAGTGAGACTGAATGTTGCCCATTAGACATTCCCCACACGGATTACATGTCATATTTAACCACTACAGAGATATCAGTGACGAGTTTAAACTACGCATGAAAACACTAAGTTCAGTGACAACACAACAGTCACATATCGGTAATTACGACTTTCCCTCACTGGCCATTTTCGATGATTGTTGcgaaatgcatgctgggatacctggctgtctgaagtccacacaagtctgcTCCGATGCTTCCCTGGTGAAATGGGTGTGGCGAGAACACATCCGGGCATTTGTCTCAAgtccacaagaacacaagtCTGCACAAGAACACATGTTGAGAAATGGCTCAAGAGTTTGTGGTTTGGGGGCGGAGTCacatgtgttggtgtgtgtgttgtgtcttgtGTTCCTGGTGTAGACTGAGTGTTGGTGTCTGGGAGGACCGCGCCGTCCTGGCTCGACTCCGACAGAAGCTGCAGACGGAGGACGGACGACTCGTCCTCCGCATCGAGCAGGAGGAGTGGAAGGTAACGTCctacagacaggaagtgatctCAGTGTTCTTTTGTTCACAGTTTTCAGATGGCAGGTGCTGCTGACTTTACCTGGTGATGTCAGCGGTCATGTGACCCTCTGATGGcggtctctgtctgtctctgtcgcTGCAGACGCTGCCcggctgcctgctgcagctcagtCAGGTCCAGGAGTGGCAGATCCACCGGACCGGACTCCAGAAGATCCCCCCCTTCATCTCCAGCTTCCAGAACCTTCTAGTACTGGACCTGTCGCGGAACGGCGTCTCCGAGATCCCCAAACAGATCGGTCAGTACCTACCCCCCCCCCAACActctcatctgtctctctgctgtcatCATGTCCTGATGTGTGCATCTGTCCTCCTGGTCCTGTCCTGGTCCTGTCCTGGTCCCTGTCCTGGTCCCGGTCCTGGTCTCAGGGAAGCTGACCCGGCTCAGGGAGCTCCTGCTGAGCTACAACAGAGTCCAGTTTGTCCCTGAGGAGCTGAGCTCCTGTGAGAGTCTGGAGAGACTGGAGCTGGCAATGAACCGGGACCTGAACCAGCTCCCAGATCAGGTACAgacctcctcgtcctcctgtCTAATTTCTGGTCCTGTCTTGGCTGTGTCCTGCTGGTCTGAGGTCTGTCCTCCCCTGTCCACAGCTGAGGAACCTGAAGAAGCTGCAGCACCTGGATCTGTCCATGAACGACTTCACCTGCGTCCCGGATTGCGTGGTGGCGCTGCCGGCGCTCGAGTGGCTTGACATGGGAGGAAACCAGCTGGAGCACTTACCTGAGGACATCCACAGGTGGGTAAAGGAGTCATGTGGGCCCCGCCCCCTTGTGTCCTCAGCCAATGAACAGTGAGTCCTGTGTGTCCTCAGGATGGAGACGCTGCACACGCTGTGGCTGCAGAGGAACCAGCTGGAGAGACTCCCAGACAACATCAGCAGGATGAAGAGTCTGGACACGCTGGTCCTCAGCAGCAACAAGCTCCGAGACATCCCCCCACTGATGGAGGACATGTCCAACCTCAGGtcagtccgtctgtctgtcctcaggtgTCTCCTGGTCGTCGCTCTGACtgaacagtttgtgtttgtcttgaAGCAGGTTTGTGAACTTCAGGGACAACCCTCTGACTCTGGACGTGGCGCTGCCCAGCAGGAGGACAGAGACTGGCGCTGAGGACGAAGAAGACGAAGAGGACGACAGAGAGATGTTTGGACGAGAGTTCATGAACTTTTACATCCAGGAGGCCAGAAAGAGAGCGCACGCCATCCTCAACGTGCACAGAGTCAACCGTTAGTATCTACACACTCCGTCCTCATCAGGTCTCTGACATGagacatgtttctgtgtgaggACGTCCCACGGATTGTCTGTCTCACCTCTCTAACATGTGACATTAACATGCCTGCATGTCTCACCTCAGTAGATGTGTTTTCACTGAGCAGCTCATGAACTGAACTAACGACAGgagctgatgacatcatcatcatcaggttgattttttaattgtttgattCTGAAACAAGTGTCAAAGTTTAattctttattattataaagTTTTAATTTCAGGCTGTGACGAGCTGAGAGCTTCATTCAGAGTCTTtatactgttgttgttgttgttgttgttgtttcgaGCTTCAGATTCAAAACGAGATGGCGTAGGGGCAGCGGTTGACACGGCGGTATGTAAATCACAGCAGCTGTCTCTGATGGGGATCAAACAGGATATGAAAATATTGATTTGATGATTGATTATCTGATTATTTCTGACCTGACGGCGGCTCATCCTGCAGCTCTGAGACTTTGATCCAGGACCCTGTCTCAGAGAGCAGGATCAGTGTAACcctgagtcagttactatggcaacataCTCCGTGAAGccaaaggccctgacacaccaagctaacGGTCGGCCGTCGgtcaaagtcgggccgtcggtgagcgtctgtcgccctagtttttgcggtgtgtcccgcaccgtcaaCACTTCGGTgtcggcggcttttcggccgattgagcatgttgaatcagcggcggagcttgtcggtgagagagatcactctgattggctgttcaggttttatttcctcgcccctgtagcgagtgaatctgcctgtagtgaaaccggggctaaccggtgcttcctcctcaggctccacttccgAGCCGGAcgcagttagcctccgctagtctctgagctagccccggctctctgtttggatccaaccggagcaccgagccctggtttgttattcaggttaaagtgggaagaagcagcgggtttatcgggcagctgagtgaagtggagcctgcggaggaaacaccgggaccgtctggatgtaatagtccgtggaggtgctgcggtgctcggctgcacagataggaaacccctcggctgacaggatgtaccactctctcactccgctctctctcacgcaggcgcagaacgtacgtgctacttggccgtcggatgtagtccgtgtagtgtgttcaaatgcaactgacacagggcgacgtgaggcgacgtgagGTGATGTGAGGCGTCGTGAGGTGACGTAgatgacgcaacagttggcttttgttgccgctagttctttgatgtcagtttggtgtgtctgcaccttAACCTGCTGAGTCACAGGTTTGCTTCATGTCAGCCTGAGGCTGAGCGTGTAGCAGGAAGTAGAAACATGGCGTGTCCTTTAGTGAATGAAGTGGTGGAGGTTGAGGCCCAGTGTATTCAGAGGCTGTTGTGTAAGGAGAAGGTGATTAGAGCCTGTTTGGATGTCTCCCTGGAGGAGTGTCTATATGAAAGATACTGTTTGACCTCACACTCTGTCATTTATCTAACAATCTGTTCCACCCACATATATCACATATTACACATCCTGGATTTACATTATCATCACAGCACATTTTATGCATTGTCCTTTGattcttttctttataacatcagagacactgaacacatcagagagacagCGGTTTGTCGGCCCGTAAGAAAAgtgtctctggctctgaaaagactttggACCCTTGTTGTGGTTTTCCCTGGACATAAATCACAGTCCATTATTAAAGTAATTACCACGGAGCATCGGTGGCTCAGTGGATGGAGCGGACGCCCCGTGATCAGACGCAGCGGCCGCGGGTTCAAACCCAGCCTGCTGTCCTGTGCTACATGTCGTTCCCTCTCTCCCCATAACGTTATGCTGTCCTGAcattaaaggcaacaaaagcccaaaaataatgtttaaaaaaagaactgcaggtttgtcagtgttgatGAGAAATGAATCTGCGTGGATACATGATGCAGTGATTCATGAATGCTTTTCATATATTCAGAGACTCTGCGGTGTAACTGGCTCACTGATGGGACTCAACATCCCATAATAGCTCCATGTGAGAATAAAGGAGATTACAtgaagtcatttcacagcagttaAATGAACCTCAGCCTAATATTGACAGAATGAAGTCAGTAGAAACAAAACTTTTACCAGTCTGTTTGAtagctgtgtgtttgatgttgagtttgtgcccagtgtgtttgggctccatcacatgacagctgaataacttatattcaaatatatgaacactgttaagatagaaacatgtttctgtatgttagacacatgacctcatcacatgacatcactTCACATTACCTATTAACTCTGCAGTCTGTTCCCATCACACCTCACGATGTTCAGCTGCAGCTGGCGCAAGAGATTTGTTTCATGTCTTCAGTTGGGATGAAACAAGTTCTGCTTCCTGTCTCTGAGAGTCATGttatctgcactctactgatgATGTCTGTTGGTGCTCACTGTGAACGCACCTCtctcaggctgaacatactcagCTGATTGAACTGatcctgatcagctgttctgtttctcagctcaggctcagtcagctcagagatcaggatcaggatcagagTTTGCTGAGCCTGATCTCTGAAACAGAGACTGATGTCAGCAGCATGTCATTTATGTAGTATTCAATACTGATAGATTAATCAGTGCTGTATCAGCTGTGATGTCATGTTTGAATGACCTCACTTCCTCTGACAGGAAACTGATCAATAATTCAGTGATGTGTTGGTGTGAAGCTCCTGTCAGAGAACATCAGTCACATTCAGCCGCTCACTGAGAATAACAACAACGACGaagacaacaataacaataacaacaaaaacctGACTGATCCAGTCAGACTCCTGTTGCACTGACTCAGGTCTTAAACTGAAGCTGCACCattagtaaacatgtttataacaCGTTtcaataacataaaaaaaataataaaaaaaaaagttattgatATGTTattgatattaataataataacataacatgtcaataacatgttaagttattattattaataacataacatgttattgacatgttatgttattaataataataacataacatgttattgacatgatgatggtgatggtgatgatggtggtgatgatgatggtgatgatgatgatggtgatgatggtgacgatggtggtgatggtgatgatggtgatgatgatggtgatggtgatgatgatggtggtgatgatggtgatgatgatggtgatgatgatgatggtgatgatgatgatgatgatgatggtggtgatgatgatgatggtgatgatggtgatgatgatggtgataatgatggtggtgatgatggtgatgatgatgatggtgatgatgatggtgatggtggtgatggtgatggtgatgatggtgatggtgatggtgatgatggtgatgatgatgatgatgatgatgatggtgatgatgatggtgatggtgatgatggtgatgatgatggtgatgatggtggtgatggtgatgatggtgatgatgatgatgatggtgatggtggtgatgatgatgatggtgatgatgatgatgatgatggtgatgatgatgatgatgatggtgatgatggtgatggtgatgatggtgatggtgatggtggtgatggtgatgatggtgatggtgatgatggtgatggtgatgatggtgatggtgatggtgatgatgatgatgatgatgatggtgatgatggtgatggtgatgatggtgatgatgatgatgatgatggtgatggtgatgatggtgatgatgatgatgatgatgatggtgatgatggtgatggtgatgatggtgatgatgatgatgatgatgatgatgatgatggtgatgatgatgatgatgatggtggtgatgatgatggtgatgatggtgatgatggtgatggtgatgatgatggtggtgatgatgatgatggtgatggtgatgatggtgatggtgatgatgatgatggtgatgatgatgatgatgatgatggtgatggtgatgatgatgatggtgatgatgatgatgatgatggtgatggtgatgatggtgatgatgatggtgatggtggtgtttttgtttcagaGCCAAACGAGGACTAAGATAGCGAGCGGCTTTTCGTCTCTTCTCCCTCTGACGGCAGCGTCTCCTGAAGGACGCCGtctgtgttcatgtttgtgtttgtggagcTGAAATAACTTTATTAAACATGTTGTGTGTCAGAATTtagttttaaataaagttttcagacaGACTGAACTCCAGTCAGACTTTATTACGTAACATTTACACATGGACAGAAACTCTGAGACTTTGTCTCAGTTTGACCTTCAGGACGGAGACGAGGGGACGGCGCTCAGCAGGATGTTCTCCAGAGTCACGTGACTGCTCACGTAACCGCTCAGTTTGCTGTCAAATCCTTTCGACTTCAGGAAGTGCAGTCTGCCGCCGTCAATCAGACGTTTACAGAGACGACCGACACGCTGGCGTTCGTCTGCCGACAGGAAGCTgtggagaggaagatgaagaagaagatgttgCGTCTCTTCATTAAAGCGTCTCCGTCTGTCTGAAACAAAGCTTAAATTCTGGACtgacaggtcagaggtcaaatgtTTACCTGCCCACAATGTCTGTCTCCTCTGCCGGCTCGTGCTCTTCATCGTCTCCTCTCTGATTGGTCGAATCCTGAGGTGGACCGTCCTGATAGGTCGGTCTAAGTCCACATGTGGCCCAACTGGACATCCGACAGAACGCTGAGAACTCTGCAGCTCCAAGTCCTCGCTGCTCGAAGAACTGCTGCCCGACATAGTGACGCCACTCACAGCGATGGTGACAGCACAGCGCCACTGCCAGGCCCAGCacaggaccaggaccaggactAGGACTAGGACCAGGACTAGGACtaggaccaggaccaggaccaggactAGGACTAGGACtaggaccaggaccaggaccaggactaggaccaggaccaggaccaggactaggaccaggaccaggaccaggatcTGGCAGATCTCTTGAATCAGCTGGTTCCGAAGTTTTGAGGCGTTTGAGGGCTGGCGGTCCGGTCTCCTCTCCGGGTCCTGGTTTTCCCAGCAGACAGCGCAGAGCCAGATCTGAGACCAGGGACACAAGAGACCAGCTGAGTCAGTCCACACTCTGCAACCTTCCctggcagccaatcagagtcgaGGACTGCGCTCACCTGTCGCCGCTCCACACAGGTGTTTCCCGACCGCGACCAGCGGGAGCTTCTTCTGCGTGATCAGCTGGACTTTACCTGCAAACAGGTCAGAGGGTCCACAGAGACCCACAGAGAACCTCAGAGAACCACAGAGACTcacagagagccagagagacCAACGGGAACCACAGGAACAACAGAGACCCATAGAGAACCACAGAAACCCACAGGAACCACAGAGACCCACAGGCACCCACAGGAACCACAGAGACCCACAGAGAACCACAGAGACCAAATGGAACCACAGGAACCACAGAGAACCACAGAGATCCACAGAGAACCACAGAAACCCACAGGAACCACAGAGAACCACAGAGACCCACAGAGAACCACAGAGACCAACAGGAACCACAGGGACCCACAGAGAACCACAGGGACCCACAGGAACCACAGAGACCCACAGAGAACCACAGAGACCCACAGGAACAACAGAGACCCACAGGAACCACAGAGAACCACAGAGATCCACAGGAACAACAGAGACCCACAGAGAACCACAGAGATCCACAGGAACCACAGAGACCCACAGAGAACCACAGAGATCCACAGAGATCCACAGGAACCACAGAGACCCACAGAGACCCACAGAGAACCACAGAGAACCACAGAGACCCACAGGAACCACAGAGACCCACAGAGAACCACAGAGACCCACAGGAACCACAGAGACCAGCAGAGTCCACATCTTTATCTCTTACTCAGATCCAGGTGTTGGATGTCCACCTGAAGCCTCTCAAAGTCAGCACCTGTGTCCTGATGTTTCCCATCAACCTGCAGGACAGGACAAGAGACACAAGACAAGACCAGTGAGACCAGATGAGCTGTACCAGGTTTGAGAATCATGTGAAAATAGATGGGTCCATTTCAAACACTGTTAATGTCTCTGTCCTCACACGTCCATGTGTCCTTTCTGATgtcatagatacagccaatagatggcactagagggcggagtcaaacatttcataacaacaaacaaggcGACGGGAAAGGAGGTTAGAATATTGGACCTTTAAatggaggcagcgttgtagatGGCGGCGGTCTCTGAGGTCATTAAATACATTCTGACATGTGGACGGATAAttcctctcactgtgtgactgataCGTTGTTTTCCGCCATGATTAAAATGTCTACATTGTCTCCTACGTCGtatcttacttgaactactGTACGTCCtatcttacttgaactactctacgttgtatcttacttgaactactctacgtcctatcttacttgaactactctacgtcgtatcttacttgaactactctacgtcctatcttacttgaactactctacgtcctatcttacttgaactactctacgtcttatcttacttgaactactctacgtcctatcttacttgaactactctacgtcgcatcttacttgaactactctacgttgtatcttacttgaactactctacgtcgtatcttacttgaactactctacgtcctatcttgcttgaactactctacgtcctatcttacttgaactactctacgtcgcatcttacttgaactactcGTCGCatcttacttgaactactcgttgtatcttacttgaactactcTCACGtatcttacttgaactactcTCGCCCCtatcttacttgaactactcTCGTCGCatcttacttgaactactctacgtcgtatcttacttgaactactctacgtccgatcttacttgaactactctacgtcgaatcttacttgaactactcTACGTAGAATCTTACCAGAACTACTCTACGTCGCatcttacttgaactactctacgtcgtatcttacttgaactactctacgtcgtatcttacttgaactactctacgtcctatcttacttgaactactctacgtcctatcttacttgaactactGTACGTCCtatcttacttgaactactctacgtc is a window encoding:
- the lrrc39 gene encoding leucine-rich repeat-containing protein 39 isoform X1, translating into MVGVVACSSVSSIKALWETRIRRVQEEQQEAEEQRKRKDRGGATSRLSVGVWEDRAVLARLRQKLQTEDGRLVLRIEQEEWKTLPGCLLQLSQVQEWQIHRTGLQKIPPFISSFQNLLVLDLSRNGVSEIPKQIGKLTRLRELLLSYNRVQFVPEELSSCESLERLELAMNRDLNQLPDQLRNLKKLQHLDLSMNDFTCVPDCVVALPALEWLDMGGNQLEHLPEDIHRMETLHTLWLQRNQLERLPDNISRMKSLDTLVLSSNKLRDIPPLMEDMSNLSRFVNFRDNPLTLDVALPSRRTETGAEDEEDEEDDREMFGREFMNFYIQEARKRAHAILNVHRVNQPNED
- the lrrc39 gene encoding leucine-rich repeat-containing protein 39 isoform X2, which gives rise to MVGVVACSSVSSIKALWETRIRRVQEEQQEAEEQRKRKDRGGATSRLSVGVWEDRAVLARLRQKLQTEDGRLVLRIEQEEWKTLPGCLLQLSQVQEWQIHRTGLQKIPPFISSFQNLLVLDLSRNGVSEIPKQIGKLTRLRELLLSYNRVQFVPEELSSCESLERLELAMNRDLNQLPDQLRNLKKLQHLDLSMNDFTCVPDCVVALPALEWLDMGGNQLEHLPEDIHRMETLHTLWLQRNQLERLPDNISRMKSLDTLVLSSNKLRDIPPLMEDMSNLRFVNFRDNPLTLDVALPSRRTETGAEDEEDEEDDREMFGREFMNFYIQEARKRAHAILNVHRVNQPNED
- the trmt13 gene encoding tRNA:m(4)X modification enzyme TRM13 homolog, yielding MAAPLPGRCGFFVKKKKRFCKMIVARGKVFCGEHATMEEGSSRRIVCPLDPTHTVSEDKLNKHLKKCNSREKPKPVYYVENINAGSAGDKTLQQVSLSERSRTEIQSLLDKLKTAVTGLQCDVEDSVLSHPVLQEELNNPKNGDSAHKHLKQQSSLLGHLEALGLLRRGRCFVEFGAGRGKLSHWIHEALKTGDQVETRDQVETRDQQDTSEDLQLLLVERCSTRFKVDGKHQDTGADFERLQVDIQHLDLSKVQLITQKKLPLVAVGKHLCGAATDLALRCLLGKPGPGEETGPPALKRLKTSEPADSRDLPDPGPGPGPSPGPGPGPSPGPGPGPSPSPSPGPGPGPSPSPGPSPSPGPGPVLGLAVALCCHHRCEWRHYVGQQFFEQRGLGAAEFSAFCRMSSWATCGLRPTYQDGPPQDSTNQRGDDEEHEPAEETDIVGSFLSADERQRVGRLCKRLIDGGRLHFLKSKGFDSKLSGYVSSHVTLENILLSAVPSSPS